The region GATCCGCCGCGTGAGGATATTTACGCAAGGATCAACCTCCGCATCAGGGCCATGGCCGACCGGGGCTGGCTGGATGAGATCAGGCGCTTGCTGGCTTTGGGATACGACGCGACTGCACCCGGACTTAACAGCCTCGGCTACAAGGAATTGCTGCCGCATCTGCTGCAGGGCAGGGAACTTGATGAGTGCCTGCTTCTGGCTGCCCAACACACCAGGAATTATGCCAAACGCCAGTGCACCTGGTACCGCAAATGCAAGTTTGATTTGACATTGCGCTCAAACGCGTGTATTATATCTGAAGTGATGGGCCTGATCAAGGCCCATATCCACTGAATACTATCACTGATGAGGAAAACATGCATCTGGTCGCAAGAGTTTTTGACCTTGACATCACCGAAGAAGAGGTTCTGGGCGAAAGCCGTGAACTGATCGGGCAAGAAACGTCCCTGGCCCAGATACATGCGTTGAACCGGCTCATAGACAGGTGTCTGCTCCTGCATGAGGCTCTTGTTTCAGGGGTTTCGGCCACCGAGGAGGAGTTTGACAGCGCACTGCTGGAAACCCTGGAGGAGATGGACATCGCTCCATTAAACGCAATGCAGACCCGCGCGATGGAAGAGCGGATACGCCGGCGCATCATCATCCGCAAATACGTACAGCAAGTGTGCGCCAAAGACATACTCATCGCTGACGACAAGCTCTTCGCCTTCTATGAGGACCAAAAAGAGGTCCTCTTTGCCTCAGAGATCATTCATGCCTCGCACATCCTCATCCAGGCCAGCGAACCGGAAGCGGAGCAGAAAGCAAAGGAACTGCGGGCCAGGATCAAGGACGCGGAAGACTTCTGGTCCTTGTGCAAAGATCATTCCCAATGTCCCAGCGGCTGCCGCTTGGGAGACTTGGGCTGGTTTCCCCGGGGCAGGATGATCAAGGAAATCGAGGATGTGGCCTTCTCACTCAAACCAGGCCAGGTCAGCGAAGTTTTCCGTTCCAGGTACGGATATCATATCCTGATGGTGACCGACAAGAAGATCCAGCAATCAGTGCCCTTCGAAGATATCAGGGACAGCCTCAAATCCCATCTGATCCAGTTGGAGCGGGAGTTTTTCCTCATCCGGCATCTGAACCAACTCCGCGAAAATTACCGGGACCAGATCCAGATCCTGGACGAAAACTACAACAGCTAAGGCCTAGCCTGCCCCACCAACCCGAGGATCTTGTTCTTCAGGTCTGTTTTGGCTGTTTCATCCCCATACAGAGACCTGTCGACCTCAAAGGAGGCAATGAACTTTCCCGGAGCGCTTTGCATTACCTGGATCACATCTCCCAAACTTATTGCCTCGCTTATGTCATGGGTAACAAGTATGATGCTGAGCTTTAAATCACATGAGATAACTTTAAGCCATTCTTGCAGTTGAATTCTGGTGATGGCATCCAGACTGGCAAAGGGCTCGTCCAGGAGCAGGAGCCGGGCGTTGGCCATGTAGGTGCGCAGAAAGGCCGCCCGTTGGCGCAGCCCTCCGGAAAGCTGGTAGGGCAGGTGTCCGGCGTGCTCTTCCAAACCGAAAACCGGCAGCAATCCAGCGATCTTGGCCCTGGCAGCCTTGATGTTTTCCTGTTTGACCCGCACCGGCAGAAGCACGTTTTCCACCACATTGAGCCAGGGGAAAAGCAGATCGTCCTGGGGCATGTAGCCCAGATAACCGCACTTTCCGGTGATCGGTTTCTCCTGATAAAAGATCTCACCCTTCTCCGGCCTGGTGATCCCGGCCAGAAGCTCCAGGAAGGTGCTCTTGCCGCATCCGCTGCTGCCGACCACGCAAACGAAGCTTTCCGGCGCCATCTGGAAGTCCAGACCGTCCAGGATCAAGCGGGGTTTGCCAGCCAGCAGAAAGGACTTGGAGAGCGAGACGGTCCTCAGGATCGGGAGCATCAGGGCAAAAACTCGCTGGTATAAAGATCGGAGGCCTTGACTGGGGTCTTTATGATCTGCCGGGAGTACATCCAATCGGCGAAACGCTGCCAAACCTCATGCTCCTGATGGCCCCATTGAGGGGCGTCCGCCCTGAACTCATCCTTCAGGTAATCCAGGCTGGCCAAAACAAGCTCTTCATCCAGCTCAGGCACCGCTTTGGTCAGCATGGCCGCTGCTTTGTCCGGATGGGCAATGCAGTATTCATAGCCCTCGGAAACAGCGCTCAGGAACGCGCGGACCAATTCCGGTTCTGAATTGATAAGCAGGTCATTGGCGATGATGACCGGAGTGTAGAAATCGAACAGTGGATCCATCTCGCGGATAGGCAAATAATTGATCTCTATGCGTTTAAGCTTCGCCTGGACTCCGTCCCAGCCATAGTAGATCCATTCGAAATCGACGTCCTTGCCGATCGTGGAGAAAAAATCGTAAACTCCTGAGATGACCTTGACCCGGGAGAAATCCGCATCAGCGGAGCGCATCACCTGCCTGAGGATCTCCAGTTCGGAAGGCCAGCCGGAGCTGCCGTAGGTCTTGCCTTCAAAGTCTTTGGCGGAGAGTATGTTATCCTCAAGCAAAGACGCAAAGCCGGAGGTGTTGTGTTGGATGATGGCGGCGATGGATTTGATCGGAATGTTCTCCGAACGGGCGATGGTCACGCTTTCCTGATAGCTGATGCCAAACTC is a window of Candidatus Syntrophosphaera sp. DNA encoding:
- a CDS encoding ABC transporter substrate-binding protein, producing the protein MINRMFLFTLTSILLLMGITACKQKQEGAKALKKVRVVLDWTPNTNHSGIYVAQEQGYFKAAGLDVQIIQPGENTAEKIVAAGQAEFGISYQESVTIARSENIPIKSIAAIIQHNTSGFASLLEDNILSAKDFEGKTYGSSGWPSELEILRQVMRSADADFSRVKVISGVYDFFSTIGKDVDFEWIYYGWDGVQAKLKRIEINYLPIREMDPLFDFYTPVIIANDLLINSEPELVRAFLSAVSEGYEYCIAHPDKAAAMLTKAVPELDEELVLASLDYLKDEFRADAPQWGHQEHEVWQRFADWMYSRQIIKTPVKASDLYTSEFLP
- a CDS encoding ATP-binding cassette domain-containing protein, whose translation is MLPILRTVSLSKSFLLAGKPRLILDGLDFQMAPESFVCVVGSSGCGKSTFLELLAGITRPEKGEIFYQEKPITGKCGYLGYMPQDDLLFPWLNVVENVLLPVRVKQENIKAARAKIAGLLPVFGLEEHAGHLPYQLSGGLRQRAAFLRTYMANARLLLLDEPFASLDAITRIQLQEWLKVISCDLKLSIILVTHDISEAISLGDVIQVMQSAPGKFIASFEVDRSLYGDETAKTDLKNKILGLVGQARP
- a CDS encoding peptidylprolyl isomerase, translated to MHLVARVFDLDITEEEVLGESRELIGQETSLAQIHALNRLIDRCLLLHEALVSGVSATEEEFDSALLETLEEMDIAPLNAMQTRAMEERIRRRIIIRKYVQQVCAKDILIADDKLFAFYEDQKEVLFASEIIHASHILIQASEPEAEQKAKELRARIKDAEDFWSLCKDHSQCPSGCRLGDLGWFPRGRMIKEIEDVAFSLKPGQVSEVFRSRYGYHILMVTDKKIQQSVPFEDIRDSLKSHLIQLEREFFLIRHLNQLRENYRDQIQILDENYNS